From one Streptomyces chromofuscus genomic stretch:
- a CDS encoding NAD(P)/FAD-dependent oxidoreductase, with amino-acid sequence MSTTERPRILVVGGGYVGLYAARRILKKMRYGEATVTVVDPRSYMTYQPFLPETAAGNISPRHVVVPLRRVLPKAEVLTGRVTTIDQDRKVATIAPLVGEAYELPFDYLVVALGAVSRTFPIPGLAEQGIGMKGIEEAIGLRNHVLEQLDKADSTTDEEIRRKALTFVFIGGGFAGAETIGEVEDMARDAAKYYKNVSREDMRFILVDAADKILPEVGPKLGTYGKEHLESRGVEVYLSTSMDSCVDGHVVLKNGLEVDANTIVWTAGVKPNPALSRYGLPLGPRGHIDCEPTLQVKGTDYIWAAGDNAQVPDLAARKAGVENAWCPPNAQHALRQAKVLGDNVVSGMRGFPQKDYSHANKGAVAGLGLHKGVAMIVMGKMKIKLKGRLAWYMHRGYHGMAMPTFNRKIRVFADWTLGMFLKREVVALGALESPREEFYEAAKPAPVAAASRTEEKAKAS; translated from the coding sequence ATGAGCACCACGGAGCGTCCCAGGATCCTCGTAGTAGGCGGTGGGTACGTAGGCCTGTACGCGGCTCGGCGCATCCTGAAGAAGATGCGCTACGGCGAGGCGACCGTCACGGTCGTCGACCCGCGGTCGTACATGACCTACCAGCCCTTCCTCCCCGAAACCGCCGCCGGCAACATCTCCCCGCGCCACGTCGTCGTCCCGCTGCGACGCGTGCTGCCCAAGGCGGAGGTCCTCACCGGCCGGGTCACCACCATCGACCAGGACCGCAAGGTCGCCACCATCGCCCCGCTGGTCGGCGAGGCGTACGAGCTGCCCTTCGACTACCTCGTCGTCGCGCTCGGCGCGGTCTCCCGCACCTTCCCGATCCCCGGCCTCGCCGAGCAGGGCATCGGCATGAAGGGCATCGAGGAGGCCATCGGCCTGCGCAACCACGTCCTCGAGCAGCTCGACAAGGCCGACTCCACGACCGACGAGGAGATCCGCCGCAAGGCGCTCACCTTCGTCTTCATCGGCGGCGGCTTCGCCGGTGCGGAGACCATCGGTGAGGTCGAGGACATGGCCCGGGACGCGGCCAAGTACTACAAGAACGTGTCCCGTGAGGACATGCGGTTCATCCTCGTCGACGCCGCCGACAAGATCCTTCCCGAGGTCGGGCCCAAGCTCGGCACGTACGGCAAGGAGCACCTGGAGAGCCGGGGCGTGGAGGTCTACCTCTCCACCTCCATGGACTCCTGCGTCGACGGCCACGTGGTGCTGAAGAACGGCCTCGAGGTCGACGCCAACACGATCGTCTGGACGGCGGGCGTCAAGCCGAACCCGGCGCTGTCCCGTTACGGCCTCCCGCTCGGCCCCCGCGGTCACATCGACTGCGAGCCGACGCTCCAGGTCAAGGGCACGGACTACATCTGGGCCGCGGGCGACAACGCCCAGGTGCCCGACCTCGCCGCCCGCAAGGCCGGCGTGGAGAACGCCTGGTGCCCGCCGAACGCCCAGCACGCGCTGCGCCAGGCCAAGGTGCTCGGCGACAACGTGGTGTCCGGGATGCGGGGCTTCCCGCAGAAGGACTACAGCCACGCCAACAAGGGCGCGGTGGCGGGCCTCGGCCTGCACAAGGGCGTGGCGATGATCGTCATGGGCAAGATGAAGATCAAGCTCAAGGGCCGTCTCGCCTGGTACATGCACCGTGGCTACCACGGGATGGCGATGCCGACCTTCAACCGCAAGATCCGCGTCTTCGCCGACTGGACGCTCGGCATGTTCCTCAAGCGCGAGGTCGTCGCGCTCGGCGCGCTGGAGTCCCCGCGCGAGGAGTTCTACGAGGCGGCCAAGCCCGCGCCGGTCGCCGCCGCGAGCAGGACCGAGGAGAAGGC